In Gracilinanus agilis isolate LMUSP501 chromosome 1, AgileGrace, whole genome shotgun sequence, the sequence GCCCTCCCCGAAGTGGCTCCAGGGGCCGAAGTCCCAGAGTTGGACTTCTGGCACCCACCAAGGTCCTCTGTCTGCTGGAAGGAGCCTCCAGACCACAAGGGAAGCCGCCAGGGGCAGGCCAGTGCAGCCTCTGCGCCCGGCCAGAAGTGTCAGTACTGGCGGCCATCCCCACATGCCTAGGTTAAAGGATGCGGGTGAGAGTGCGCAGGCGCCTAGGGCCCCCGGCAGGCGTCGCTGCTGAGCTTCGGTATTTGGTCTGCGCGGTGGCGGAGCGCGCCAAGCTAGGGGCCGCGGGAGCGGAGGGACGGACAAACGGAGGGAGAACCTAGAGCTGCCTGGGCGGTAGCTGGACGGAGCAAGGCCCCCGCCGCTGACCAAAGGGATCCCAGGTCTCTGGGCGCAAATAGAAGGAAAGGGCTCTAAGGCTGATGCAAGAGTCAGCGGCTGGGGGCTAGTGCGCACGCGCGCTACCCAAGGGGAGGGGAGTAGCCGGCGGCGGGTGCCCTCAGCCAAGATGGCTGCTGGGCTGGCTTCTTACGGGCGTCCGCAGGCGGCTAATGCCTGCGGCGGCGTCAGATGGCCTCGGCCATGTGACTTGCGTACCTCCCCTGCCGCGACGGTGGCCGGCTGGGAGCGGCGCGGGGAACCGGAACCGGAGCCGGCCTGAGGCGAGGGGCTGCCGGCGGGCCAGGTGAGGCGTCGCCCGCCAACCCGCCTGCGCCCCGCCGAGGTAGTGCTGGGCTGTGCAGGGGAGGGGTGCGGGGCTGGGCTAAGTGGCCCActgcagaagaagaaactgaggccctgagcgACAGTGGGGTTGGGCCAACTAAGGGCCTCCATTTCTCCCACCCCGGGCGCCGCTGCTTTCAGCGATTAACCCTGGGCTCTGTGCAGGGGCCTGGCGCCCTGCCGGTTTGGGGTGGGAAGGCTCGAACCCAGGTCAGCTCCTCCCCTTCCTGTCCTTGCTAGGGGTCAGGGAAGGGGAATCCCACCCATTGGAGGCAGGGAGGGGTAGGGGCAGAAGGAACCCTGGAAGGCTTGGAGGAGGAGGTGCCGGCTCCCAATCCccaagctgagccttgaaggctACCACCAGAGAGGAGCCTGGAGAACTGGCAGGGCCCAGGCATGGACACTGGCGTCTGCGCTTAGGGGTAAAGACTGGGTGTGTGAGGCCCAGGCAGCAGCCCCCCTCCCGGACGTTTGCTCTTTGGAGCACACTTTCCGCCCCAAGGGGCGCCCCAGAAGTGTGCGGAGCCGGGATCTCCTCCAGGAGGGGGAGACAGTGCCCCCTCCCAGCACCCCTGGCCAGGCCAAAGGCGGGAGTAGCATCCGCACCCTGGGGCCCCAGGAGCAGAATTCCCCgtttttctcccctttctgcTGCCGGGACAGGGAGCCAACTCGGACCTGGCACAGCCTTAAGGTGCCTGGTGGGCCCCAGGGCCGGCCATGGTTCCCAGAGAGCCTCCTCAAGGCCTCCGGCTGGCCAGCGGCCAGGACTTTGGCCTTCTGGGCTCCAACTCAGCCCAGTGGAGGGGTCGTGGAGCCCCTCCCCTCTGCTTCTGCTCTGCCTTCCCCCCTTCTTTTGGTGCGTGCCCAGCCTCCTGTTGGACCATCATGGGGCGCCCCAGCCCCAGCCTCTCTGGGCTTACCTGGGGAAGGCCTGCTAGGTGCCGGGAGGCCAGAGGAGGGGGACAGGCAGCAGCTCTCATCTGGGACCTGTCAGAAACCAGAGCAGACCTGAGGTGTTCCTCCAGCCCAGGGCAGACTCCCTAACCcggcccccccccaaaaaaaaaaattaggtggaGGCGGCCAGGGGCTCCCCGGGAGCTGTCTGGGGgccacagaaaagaaaaagtcaaaaagcCCCTTACCAGGATCTCAGGCTATCCTTCCAACAACCCCCATCTtgtgggtgaggaaactgaggcaggcaggtgcagggacttgcccagggtctcccagctctTGTAGGTCGGAGGGAGGTTCCCTCTGCCCTGGCTCAGGTAAAGACAAGAGTCTGTTTAAGGTCTGGGCCCCAGGACTGCAGAGTCCAGCTGCCTCCTGACCAGTCACCCCCTCCTCTGTTCAGTGCCCCAAACGGcctcccctcctcatctccagGCTCAGCCAGGCACTCCCTCTCAATGCTTCTTCCCTAGAGGACCTCCTGCTCCTCCTGAGTCTCTGTGGGTGCATGACCTGGGCTGCTCATGCCCCTTTGGGTCCTGGCACCGAGTGGGCATTTGGGAAGTTTATGGGCCCTGCAGCCCTGCCTCCCTGTGTGGGCTCAGTCTCTGGGCGCTGTGTGTGCCCACGTCGGGGTTTGTTGGATCCTCCGTCAGGGACTACTTTGCCCAGGGTGCAGGTGTCGCTGCGCCCAGCACATGGTTGGTATGAGTGGCAGCTGATGGACCGGAGCCAAGTCTGCCCGATTGTCCGACGTTGTGGTGTCTGGTTTTGTGGGAAGTGGGCCAGGCAGAGAAGCTCAGTTTCTGGGTGTCCCCTTGAATCTCTGGCCTTGTGTGGCGTGGGCTGGGGGGGAGGCGCTGTGCCAGGCAGGTCCCCGTGCCCAGAGAAGGAGCCATGGGAGCCCCCCAGCCAGGTGCCCACAGGGCCCGGGGGCCGGCCTGGGTCTCCGGAGGCCCCCTGACGCCGCTCTCCCTCTCTCAGTAGGAAGGATGCTGCCAGCATGTCGGTGCAGTCGATGCTTCGCGAGCGCATCGCGGCGGCCGAGGAGCTGATCGGGCGGGCCGAGGCGCTGTCGGGCTCCCGGAAGGGCGGCGTGGAGGGCGGCGCCAAGCTGTGCAGCAAGCTCCGGGCCGAGCTCAAGTTCCTGCGCAAGGTGGAGGCTGGCCGCGTGGCCGTGAAGGAGTCGCACCTGCAGAGCACCAACCTGACGCACCTGCGGGCCGTGGTGGAGGCGGCCGAGAGCCTGGAGGCCGTCGTGGCGGTGCTGCACGTCTTTGGCTACGCGGATGGGGCCGGCGACAAGCAGACGCTCGTGGTGGACGTGGTGGCCAACGGCGGCCACACGTGGGTCAAGGCCATCGGCCGCAAGGCCGAGGCCCTGCACAACATCTGGCTGGGCCGCGGCCAGTACGGCGACCGGAGCGTGGTGGAGCAGGCCGAGGACTTCCTGCGCGCCAGCGCCCAGCAGCCCGTGCAGTACAGCAGCCCCCGCGTCGTCTTCGCCTTCTACAACGGCGTGTCCAGCCCCGTGGCCGACGAGCTGAGGGGGATGGGCGTCTCCGTCCGGGGGGACATCGTGGCCGTGAACACCCCCCCGGAGCGACCCGAGCGGCTCCTGCCCGGCGATGGCGAGTCGGACGAGGAGGCTCCGGGGCTCCCGCCGGTGACCCGCGTGGACAGGGAGAACGTCGTGGCCAGCGTGGCCTTCCCCACTGAGGTCAAGGTGGACATGTGCGGCCGCGTGAACCTGGACATCACCACCCTCATCACGTACGTGTCGGCGCTGAGCTACGGCGGCTGCCGCTTCGTCTTCCGCGAGAAGGTGCTGACCGAGCAAGCCGTCCAGGAGCGCCGGGAGCGCGTCCTGCCCCAGCTCGAGGCCTTCATGGCCGGCAAGGAGCTGTTCGCCTGCGAGTCGGCCGTCAAGGACTTCCAGGCCATTCTGGACACCCTGGGGGGCCCCGGGGAGAGGGAGCGGGCCGCCCGGCTCATCCAGGGGGTCCGCGTGGTGCCGGACCAGCCCTCCGAGCGGGCCTTGAGACTGGTGGCGAGTTCCAAGATCAACAGCCGCTCGCTCACCATCTTCGGGACGGGAGACACCCTGAGAGCCGTCACCATGACGGCCAACAGCGGCTTCGTGAGGGCCGCCGCCAACCAGGGCGTGAAGTTCAGCGTCTTCATCCACCAGCCGCGGGCGCTCACTGAGAGCAAAGAGGCGCTCGCCACCCCCCTACCAAAGAGCTGCCCGGCCGGTGGCGGGCTCTGACACCTCGAGGGAGGGTCCGCCTTCCCCGGACCCGCCGCCCCACAGCCTCTCCCCAAAGGACAGGATGGAGGACCGAGGGCCGCCGGACGTCCACCCGTGGAGTCCCAGCAGAGGGAGCCACCGCTGTGGGCTTCGTCGAGAGAGGGGGGGTTTCCGGGTAGTTTGTGTCTAAGGCGTCCCCCATTAAATATCTATCTGGTTAAAGAGTCCCCAACTTGGCTTCATTTTTGTTCTGCCTCCCCATTTCTTCATGCggcgtgggggggggggtgagagggAGCTTCTCCAAAGAGCCCGTGAGCCAGAGAGGGGCTCAGACCCCTGCTCATTGGGGGAGGGTAGCGTGGGGGGCCCCTGGGCACCTCCTCCTGAGAACCCGGGGCTCCTGCCAGCAGCCAGGCCAGAGAGCTTTTCCCCTGAAGAGCTGGGGGCTCCAGAGCAGCCTTCCTCCCGTCGGCCCCGTCGGCGAGGGCAGCGAGAAGGCGGTCAGCAAAAAGCTTTGGGTGAGGAGGGGGAGCAGCTCTGGGGTCCCCCCTTGGCCCTTCCACGGAGCAAACTGCTTAGTGGTGGCCCATGACCCATCTGCCTCCTGGCTTGGTCTGTGCACTGGAGGGAGCCGGGGCAAGCCTCCAGGCCTCGGCCTCTTTGCCGGCCTGGGCACCAGCACCCCGGGCCCCTCTGGAGACCCCGAGAGGAGGGAGCGCCCGAGGAGAGCGGCCACTGCTTAGGCAGACGTCAGACATTCCGATTCCATCCAGATAAGGGACTTTTCCCACAGCCTTTGGGAGGCTGAGCTGTGTCCAGCACATGTTAATCGTATGTGAATTAAGGGCTGACTGGAGACTTGAACCCACAACCCAGACTTGATCCTGAGCCTCACTTTAGGATGTTCCTTTGCATTTTAATTCCTGAGAAATCTGCATTTTCAGTGGAAAAGGAAACATCGGGCTTACAGGTTCAATTGGGAGATGTTGGAGAAACCTCAGGACCGCCTGTCCTGGCTGTGAACGGTCGCGGCAGCCGAGCAACGTGGCTCTTTGTTCCTGAGTCCGTAAAGGACACTCGGGGGCGCCTGGCTGAAGCTGGACGTCTGGAGTCTCGGCGGCAGTCAGGAAGGCTGTGCTCTGACAGGGCCCCAGACACCAGTGAGTGactgtgcctctgtttccccatctgtaaagtgagaataatagtCGTGTCTACACCGGGCGGTGGTGAAGATGGAGGGAGATCTTTGTAAAGGCCTATGCCTGGGGCTTGCCAGGAATGATCGTTGCCTTCCTCCCGCCACTAATCCTCGCAGCTCAGGACAGCCAGTAGCTTCTTCCGGCTCGCCCAGGCTCTTACCTCCACCATTAAGGCTTGACAGCCCCCAGCCTGAAGATGGCGTGTCGGATTGGCTTGAAGATTCGTCTTCACCATAATCTGAATCCCTTTGCTCCCACTTGCCAGCTTTTTCCTTCGTCCCTTCCTGCTctcattttctaaattaaattgtACTTTCTTCCAATGATCAAGCCTTTGTGTTTCCTCCccccatcctgaaaaaaaaaggatgccGAGGCCCTCATCGCACGTCCTCCCTTCCCACTGCTGCGTCTCGTTCGGCCTCCGGACAGCCGGCAAATGCCCGAGACAAGGACTCGGCGGGATACGCCGGGGAAAGAGCCGGGACCCAGAGCCCGGGCGTTCTTCCACTTTCCTCAACGACAGGACTTCAGGGGGTGCAGCTTCCCCGGGCTCTGGTCCTCCAAGGTGGCGGGTTGTGGGGCCGTTTTCTGGGCCCTTCTCGTGAACCATCCTCTGCGTTTAGAAGGGAGGGAGCTGCTATATGGCACACACCGGTGCCTAGGCATATGCagggtttttgtttggttttactCCTTGAATTTGCTGGAATTTTCTAGAAAGGGGTTCTCTCCGGATTTGTCCAAAGGACTCCCAAAGAAAagcatcaggggcagctgggtagctcagtggagtgagagtcaggcctagagacaggaggtcctgggttcaagcccggcctcagacacttcccagctgtgtgaccctgggcaggtcacttgacccccattgcccacccttaccactcttccacctatgagacaatacaccgaagtacaagggtttaaaaaaaaaaaaaaaaaaacctatatataagaaaaaaagcatcagAAAGCGACTCCAGAGTCCAGCTGGTTCCCTTCctgctttgttttgattttatcttgccTGCAGTATGCTTTCCAAAGGTCAGCCTGTTAGTTTGGGGAGGGGAGCCACAGTTCTGGGATGATTCACTGAtccaagaggagagagaaacCTCCTGGAGGCCCCGAGACACCAGAggcattttctccttttcccagcAGATGCTCCCATGTGGCAGCCAGCTGTTTCCCTCCCAGATAGGTTTTGATTAAATTACAATTAGCTAAGCTGACCCGCCTCTTTCTTTAGTGTCCCTTTAGGCTGGGATCCTTAGGAAGGCCCAGAAGCTGGAGAAAAACTACCCACAAAGTAAGCTGAGCTTTGGAAGAGGTCTCAAGGCTGTCTAATGCCACTCGTACATCCCTGAAATCTCCCCCATAGCTGCCCCCAGCGCTCTCCCAGGGCGCATTTTACTTTGGGTCAGGCCTGATGACTAGCAAGTTCTGACATCCAGCCTCCCTTTGCCTCTTTGTCACTTCTCCCCGCTGCCCCAGGTTCTGCTCTCTGGGCCAAACCGAGCCAAGCCAATCTCTTGTGTCTCTGACAGCCCTTCAGACCCAGCCACCTCCCCTTCCCTCTGGTGCTCTCCAGGCTGACCCCCAGGATTCCTCTGGGGTGTTCCATGCTTTCCACTAATCTAGTGCATTTACCCCTTACCCTGGCAAGGGGAGCACCCTGAAAGGCTCAAGACTTCCCCAGTGCCACTCTCCAACCCCTGCAGGAAAATCTACAAATGAGATTTCAGGCCTTTTTACAGAAGCAGGAATTTGCCCAAATAGCCACTAGAGCCCATCCCGAAGATGCATTAAAGGCAACGAGAGGAGCAAAGCCTGGATTGTGGTCTTTGAAGCATCATGATACAgtggacttgaagttaggaagtcgagtttgaatcctgcctctgcctcttcCTTCTTGTGCGTCCTTAGGGCTCcccttcctggacctcagtttccttttctggaaaatCAGGGATTTGGGCTCGATGgtcactaaggtcccttctggctcccAGTCTGTGTTCCTATAGCACACGCTCCATCCAGAAAAGGGGCCTGAGGAGGCTCACAATCCCTGCTCTGATTCCCACCATCCACATCAATTTCCCTCTGGACCTCTCGACGTGGATTCTCTGCTCCACGGCAAACCGGGTGATGCCATGTTGATGGGGTTGCCTAAAATGAAAAGAGGAGCCGCAGAGGGCCTTTGGTTAGCTTCAGACAGGAAAATGGAGCAGGTGGGAGGGTGGATCTCAGCGCCCGGGCGAAGCCAGCGAGAAAGACCGTTTTATAGGCTCCTTGTCCGGAAGCACAAGAGCACATCCTGGAGAGGAGCCGCCGAGTTCACCCGAAACTGGCCAAAGAAGTGGTCCAGCGAGTTCGCTCTTCCAGCTCCTGCAATCTCAGTTCAGGCCAGGAGGCTGCGCTTATGTATTGGTTTTCTTCAAGGAAACCCGAGTTTTCCAGGTTAATCCGAATCCTGTGGCTGCCTGGCTAGTTTAACTGAAACCCACTCTGAACTGCGTTTCGCAAAGTGTAAACAGCAGCCGCTTCTTGGGGTTCCTCCGCTCTTTAGGAATAATACAGACGGTCCTTAAAAGCCCGGCCAAGCCATTTTCCAGAACTTCTTGCTGAAACTGATTGAAGAAACCCAAATCCCCGGATTCAATAAACATCCGGCTCAGGAGGCAGATGCGTTCCCAATGACGGCCTCCTTCCTTTGGTCTGGCACGTTCGCATTTTGTTGTCTCTTCATCTTTTAGAgtcttgttttctcatctgcaaaatgggggtagAGAACGCCATTCCATCCTATTAGAGTAGATGAGGTCCCGATCCCCTGCCTGGTGCTGTGGGCAGGCAGAGAGGAAAATGGGGCGGTCTTTCCCCTCAGGGGGCTCATCTTCTCTCCGGGAACCCAGCCTTACTCAGCGATCTGAATATCGGCATATACAAGAGAACCCCGAGTCCTATCAGGGGGCCTCACAGATGGGACCTCAGGCAGTGTCCCTGGCAGTGAGAGAATCCCACAGGCGAGGCGAGGAGGGAGAAATGGGGTGGCGGGAGATCCCGTATGGACGACAGCAAGACAACAGCTCCAACACAggctctgagagggggaaggaatCGGGGCAGCGTCGTCAGGCAAATCGAGGAATCTGCATTTCTACCAGGGAACCCCCAGGGAGCCCCTGAAACAAGGGTCTGTCACGGACATCATTTAGGAATATTCCTTTGGTCGCGGTgtagaaagaagatagaaaaagcTGGCTGGCAGCTCCCACTTAAGGTTCATAAAGCACTTTATGGTTAcctctttgatcctcacagcaagcTCCATTTCGCTTacgagaaactgaggcaggttaaatgatttgccccgaGGATGGAGAAACTTGGTGGCTGGACTCAGTTTGGGGGGACGTTGGATGAGAATGAAATACCCAGGGGGACCCCTCAGTGGTTAGCCTTGGTGGCTGGAGGCAGTGTTGGGCATGTTGAGTCTGCAGGACCTCTGGGTGAAGGTGTCCGGCAGAGAGGGGTGCTGGGAGCCCCGGCAGACACCAGAAATGATTTTCTCTGGTGTGAGTGTGTGCAGTTGCCGTGTGTCCTATCTCTCTGTCTGAGAAAGGTGTAGATCAGATGTGTTCTACCGCTTCTCCCCTCCAGATGTCTGGCAGGTTCTCTCTGGCTTCTTCCAGCTCCCCCTCGGAAGGGATTGGTGTAGACATCCGGACCTGAGGCTTTCTGGTCTGGGCCTTGTTAGTAGGTCAGGAAGCAAACCGATTTCCGCCAAGGAAGTAACCTCTTTGCTCCCTCGCCTACAGATGTTTAAACTGAGGCCTCGGAAGCACGCTTGGAGAGTGGCCACCGTTAGGCCTCTGGACGAGTCCGTCCCAGCCTGAGGGAGCAACCCCTGAAGGGTTCTGTCCCTTGGCCCGCTCTCTGCCTGGGGAGGGAAATACTTTATGGGCAGACGTGCCCACTGCCTAGGGAGGTAACGATGGAAGAGCGCAGGGGCAGCTGCTCTCATCCCCAAAGCCCTCTGCAAAAGAGGGAGGACAGGGTGGATCTCGCGCTGGGGAGCCCCACAAGGGCCGGTGCAGCAGGGGGGGGGTGCCAGAGGACTCTGTCCTGCCTTCATCACATCAACTAGAACAAGTTCTTACCTTCTTCCATGGAAAAGAAGACACCCGACTAGATCTGTGTTTCCAACTAATTTAGCCAGTTGGGGCTTGAAATATGGAGGCAAAATTGCTAATGGCAGGCTGGGAACTAGGGGTGGGTTCTGGGGGCAATCCGTGATGATCTCTGGGTTCTCCTTTGGTGCCTGCCCAGGTGTGGGGGCTACCTGCTCTCCTACTGTGGGCCCCAGGTTAGAAGAGACATTTTTTCTTTCCACCTATTTGGTCTTTTCCTCTAGGGATCATTAGGCGGCTCTCGTTTAGAAGGTTCTGGGGATTCTAGAACTTGGAATCACCAGCACAGGGTCACCCCCACACAGGAGCAGCTGGGGAACCTCCCTCTCTGTGGGGACCCCCTCTTCCATTGGAGCCCAACAGAGGACGTCCTACATGATGTGCCCAGACATCTTTGGCGCACATAGACCTCTCCCTGCGTTAGGCTTAGGGTGGAGAGCTTCCAAGCTCACCAGAGTCTCACCAAGCGTTCTTCTATGAACTCTTTACATAGAGGAGAGACACGTTGTTGGGAGGAGACTTTCAGGGTGTcgcttttggttttatttatttagttacaGACAAAATACATAGAGGGAGTCTTGTATTCTTTGCACCTTTCATTAAATAAAGCGCCTATTGAGATGTGgtctggggacagctaggtggctcagtggattgggaaccagacctggagatggaagatcctgggttcaaatgtcacctcagatacttatttaaTGATATAACTCTGAGCAAGTTCCTTAATCCCTGCTcttatggttcttctgccttagaaccaaaacacagtattgaatctaagatggaagagaaggggttaaaaaaaaaaaaagatggtctggatttttatatttgacaAAGCCTGCCTGTTCCCTTCTGTTTTCCTCAGGGCTACCCTCAATCCGTGTGTAAATCATTCCCATAGGGAATTCTGTATCCATTTAGGTCAAGAGATCGGggtcttctcagtctccttttggTGGTAGTAATATCATGTGGGATTACTTATTCAATTATCCCCTccctcaaaatgttttaaaaagattaatccTGCTGAGATGTCTCTATATCAAATCAGGTACTTTTCTGCTCTATCTGCTCTCTTCCAGCTTTGCCCCCATCAAGGTCTGAGGGGTTAAAAGTCGTGATCCTTGGGTGGTCCTGGAATGGATTATGAAATGGATCGTTAGGAGTGTGCTGGCCAAAGTTCCCCACTTCCTGCTGATGGTCCATCTGTGAGTGAATCAGACCTGGGCTGACGTGGCTTAGTAGGTTTCTTGCTAAGTTTTCGGCAGGTTTTCTTTTGCCCCTAATGCTTTCTCCAGCCTTGTGAGAAGGCATTGCTGTGTTCTGTCATCTTCCTCTGGACTAGTTAATCTTAATTGATATTTCCTCTGGCTGGAATTTGTCCTAGCTGGGCAGGGAGACCAAGGACTTGCTGTCTAAGGCAGTTTCTCGCCTGTTTTGGCCTTCCCGTTGTGGCCACTGCTTTACATGCTGTTAAGCTTCTTTAGGAAAGTGTGATAAGTTACAGGGATGTCTCctatatttttctctccctccctccctccctcctttcctcctcttctttcctttcttcctttctcctttcttctctcctcttcctccttctctcatcAGTTTATCAGACAAGATAAAGTCACATTTGTAATTAGATCAGTCCTTTTGGCTTCTCTTCGCTCCTTCCAGTTTGATGCTGATTTTGCCCTTATTAGTCGAGGGTATCCCGTCTCATTTAGAGCAGCTTCTCCGAAGACTCAGCAGCACATAGGAGGCAGGGATTCCTATCTGGAAAGACGGGGTCAAGTTCTCTGGTCATGTTCTTAAGTCCTTATAGTGGCCTTTCAGTTTCTGAGCCTCATcttgaagaaaaatattcctGATCTGGAAGAAAGAGGAGTTTTTGCCCCTCTGATCTCATTTGTTTCTTAATCCTCAACCTTATTTCCAGTGTGATTTTCATTCTCCTCGTCCCAGCAAAGCCCCCCCTTCTGGGTTTTCTCTCCCAATGACCACCTGGCACTGGCAAGAGCAACCTCCAGAAGGTGCCCCTCTACTTCTCCTCTTAGGTTCAAACCACCCGGAGAGGCTGGAGATGGTTTTCTGCCATGCTCACCCCCAAGCTCCTATCCGGTACGGCCCCTCCCCGAGGATGTAGCCAGAATTCATTCGATTTTAGAAAAGGGCATTGATATGgtagagtaaaaggagaagagcAGACATCTCCCCCTGCCTCTCCCGGGGGTAAACTCGTCCTCCTGTTTAACACTCTGTGCCCAGGTGGAACAGGCTCCAAGGAGCGCCTGGCATAGTACccggcacatagtgggtgcttttACACATCTGTTCCCTTCTCCGGACTCCCCCCTTTCAAACTCTGAGACGTCTCCTTCACCCACAAAGCTCCCCATTCCTGCATGTGCTTCTTTTCTGCTTTGGGGGAGCCGAGCCAGGCCTTTCGCAGAGTCCTGAAGCTGCCTGGCCTCAGGGTGTCCGGTCTGTCctcagtctgcccctctgcccgccCCACGCGGTCCTTGGTCACCCAGGAGGCCGTCCTCCGGTCAGTGGATGAGGAGGAAGTCCTCGGGGCCTTTCCAGCCCTGTGAAATCTGCCGCCCCAGCCCCTGGGAGCCCAGGCTGGCCTCCTCCATTATGGCGAGGCATCCGAGGTGACTGTGTAGGGGACAGCAAAGGAGCGAAAGCCTTATAAGTTAGAACTACACAAGACTTCTGGTGGTCGCTGTTCAGTCTTGTCCCACCATGACCCCacaaagaccctggagtggttggccagctccttcttcagctccttttagagatgaggaaactgaggcaaacggggaaGTGACGTGGCCAGCGTCACGCAGCTCATAACTGTCTGAAGCTGGACTTTCACTCGGGAAGGGGAGTCGTCCCGATTCTGAGCCCGGCGCTCCATCCACGGGCCACCGAGCTGTTGTTTATTCAGTGAAACCTGCTCTCTCGAAGACTGGCTTTGGGGGGCTCTGGGGCTGGGCCCCACTGAGTAGCCAGCCCGCTGCAGGGCCTCTGTTTGGTCTCGTCTCACTTCCCTTTTCCCTGCCCTTGCCTTGGATGCTTAGAGCTTATCTTcaaatattgaatttatttttaatgaaaaaaaaaagtctatcgtctctttttcctccctcctcgcACTGGGGGAGCCAATTCTGCTGAGTCAAAACAGATTCTCCCACCGGCCTCCTCCCTAAACTAGAGCTCCTACGGCCGGCGCTATCGGGAGGGGAGCAGCGGGCTTCGTCTTCCGCCTGCTGGAGCCACGGTGAGCTCACTCTCTGCCCGGGCTGCTGCCAGATCTGCACAAAGTGAAGGCTAAGCCCTGGGCTGCCTCATACCCCGGAGGATGCCTCTTTGAGGCCAGGGCAAGGGCTGCAGGCCTTAGGCAGGCCAGTGAAGCCGGGAGACCCTCGGCCCTTGAGGTCTGGGTCAGTTTGGGCCTGACGTGGAGCCAAATAGGCTCACCTTGGACTCTGCCTCCTCTGCTCTTGTCCCAGTCTCTAGGGGGCCCCCCTGCCATCCCGCGGGCTGGCCATCAGAGGGCGGATAAGTCCGCCGTCCTGTGCTCTGTGGAAGTCTCGGGGTCCCTCTCCAGGGAAACGGGAGGAAACCTCCAAAGGGGATGGGTGTGACCCCGCCAGAGCCAGACAGCCTGAACTTGAGCTCTAGGGAGGATGGGAGGCCGGCTTCAGGGCAGCTCTAACCATTGGAAAGGGGGCCTTTCCCCGCCTCCGTCGGCCTCTTGGGCTCTCAGTTCTTCCTTGGGGCCTTTCCCCACAAAGAGTGGAGGACAGCTACTGTGGACGCTTCAGTCAAtccacatttatttagcaccagGCCGTGTGCTAAGCACTAGGCTCTCTCCTGGCTTCTCTTCTGCAGCTTCAACAGCTGATCCTTAAGGGATCTTGACAGCCTCGGCCTGGGTGCCCAGCGCTTACTtggcacagtgcccggcacacagTAGGCGCTTAATGCCTGCTTGTTAACCTGCCTTGTCTCTTCATTGATTGGTGCCCCCCAGAAGCTGTCAGGCAGGGCAGTGGACAAGGGAATTCCTCTCAGGAGGGTCGCTGCTTCCCTCCTGGGGATGAAGTTGGCCCGCTTCGGCCAGCAAAGGGGGCTCCTCGCCTGCCACCCGGGGACTCCCCCCCCTTTCCTGCTTGGGAGCCAACCCAGAGAAGCGGCTCTCGTTCAAGCCTGCCTCCTCCCGGGGCCCCGGAACCTTGGGATGGCGCGTCCCCCCCAGAAACAACTCGCAGCCAAAGGCTCGGGAGATGTCATCATCCACCGTTTATTGTTTTCAGGCATTTGTGACAAAAGGGGGTCTCTGGCAGCGCCACCAAAGAGAAGGCTGGAGGTCAGAGGAAATCGGGCCGTCTTCCT encodes:
- the C1H7orf25 gene encoding UPF0415 protein C7orf25 homolog yields the protein MSVQSMLRERIAAAEELIGRAEALSGSRKGGVEGGAKLCSKLRAELKFLRKVEAGRVAVKESHLQSTNLTHLRAVVEAAESLEAVVAVLHVFGYADGAGDKQTLVVDVVANGGHTWVKAIGRKAEALHNIWLGRGQYGDRSVVEQAEDFLRASAQQPVQYSSPRVVFAFYNGVSSPVADELRGMGVSVRGDIVAVNTPPERPERLLPGDGESDEEAPGLPPVTRVDRENVVASVAFPTEVKVDMCGRVNLDITTLITYVSALSYGGCRFVFREKVLTEQAVQERRERVLPQLEAFMAGKELFACESAVKDFQAILDTLGGPGERERAARLIQGVRVVPDQPSERALRLVASSKINSRSLTIFGTGDTLRAVTMTANSGFVRAAANQGVKFSVFIHQPRALTESKEALATPLPKSCPAGGGL